The Maylandia zebra isolate NMK-2024a linkage group LG4, Mzebra_GT3a, whole genome shotgun sequence genome segment TGCTGCAGGAACCACATTCTTTGGTAGAAgtgtaaattaattaaaaaaaaaactataataatCCGACTACTGAggtttttttcaacatttccaggttttatattttgttattataaagccccataaaataaaatatattcaaatatatatataaaaataaatatccatTCACACTTCCGGTGCAGGGGGAAGCGCTTCCTGGTAGCTGAAACCCGTAATGAATACGTGAATCATGCCTCGCAAAAACGAGCTTTCGGAAGCTTTACGATCGCaaattgttgatctgcacaaaGCTGGAAAAGGTTATAAAATAATCGCACGCACTTTGGATATTCATCGCAACACAGTTAGGGACATTGTGCTTAAATGGAAGCGATTCAGTACTGTGGCTACTCTGCCGAGAAGTGGGCGCCCTAGAAAGACGTCTGCAAAGACAAAGATCAGCGAGGTAACCCTTAATTACTCTGCAAACAGCAAATCAAGCAGCCGTGTGTACAAAACTAGACGCCTGCAGCATCCAGACGAGCTTCTTAGCTCTGAACCCTGATGAAAACAAATGTGGAAGTTATTATTTAGCGGCCAGTGGCCACATTGGAGCATCAGCGGTCATGCCAAAGCGCATCAGTTGGATTTCAGACTAGACTAggcttgtttttctttagaAGGTGTTTTAAACCATTTGTGGATAATATCTCTCACTGTGGTTCGCTGATGTcccaaaacctaagaaatggCTTTGTAATCCTTTCCAGGTCGGTGGAtgtcagacaggttctattCAAGTGATTTCTGTAATTAAATAATAGGAGTGTGGCTACTGAAATTGAACTCGGCTTTCCAAAAAATGTCGATTAATCACAGTTAAGTCATCATTTAACAAGGGaggaaattactttttcacatagggtcaggtaggtttggatagatTATTCCCTTAATAAATTTTAAAACGTATTTAAAAAGTTGGATTTTTTATTTACGCAGGTTaaatttgtctaatattaaaattacttTGATGAtatgaaacatgtaagtgtaatAAATCAGGAAGCAGAAAACGAAAAACTTTTTCATGGTACCATATACTGGTCCAGCTCACAGTATGAGAGCATGTGATCATACATGAGACACAGATCaagtgacccccccccccccccccccccccaacacacacacacacacacacacacacacaccttgcaTTACTAAACATTCTCCattaataaaagcatttttgtcattttcatatttacattttctaacCGCTAAAATGTCTTTTTAGAGATTGTGAATATATAATATACTAATCTGAATGTCGTTTCAGTTTATTTCTTGAAATGAAATTTGCTAcaaatttttaattatttaattttggCAATTCATTTCCTGCAATTTACCCCAAAGATTCGCACAATGTTGTTTGAGTAACTCTTGTGAAATGCACTCAAAGAAGTAATGAGATGAACAGGATATAACATGGGTGACATCCCACCAGTGAATACTTGCCCCACCTACCTATTCCAGTCCACACCAATAAGAGCATGTTGCTTTTCCACTCCCCAAAAATCcagaatttaatttttatttgtataaaattATTTTGGTAATGGGTTCACTTAAAGAAATGTTAATCACTCTACTGAAATCCATGACAGTTTAATCTCTGAGGTGTAGCCGCAGATTAATGTTTACCATATGACTTGATGCATCTTTTCCTGTCTCTTAGGTTGGTAATGGCTCTAGTGAGCCAAAAGACAGAGGAGAAGATTTGCATCACAAAAAGGTAAATTTTATTAATTCAAGAGTTGATGAACTTTAGAAGGAAAAATAGAAAGACGAAATGTGCGAAGGCTCTCCATCATGTCTGGGGAAAACTAAGAATAGAAAAACATATCTGATCTAAATTTGGCTCCAGTCTCACTCAGACTGGTGCAGTCCAACTGGTCTGCCTTTCAGACTAATACTACTAGGAGTGGAACGAAAATCTCCAGCCAAATTTTAAATTTCAACTTTTTATATATGCACACACTgcataagaaaaataaagcctTTCCAGAAAACTGCAATACCTTAAATGGCCACTTATGGTTGGCTTAAAAACTGAGCAATACATATAGACTATTTATGAAGGATGGACTTACCCACACACGATATCGCCATGGTGATGTGGCTAACTTTGTAGCCTCATTATTGGTATTTTGGGTacagaaatgttgttttttcagtGCCAGACCACATGTTTACTTCTAAAGTTAGACATTTTAAGATGACACTCTGTGGGttttaacacatttttgaaGCCAGTTTCAAGTGACCActtgaggaactgcagtttttggcacttctgtgtttggttttaatttttAGCCCTGCAGATTGCCACTTGGTTCATCTCCATGGAACCCCATGCTCTCCATTATTAGTTTTCTATTCACAACAACTGTACTGGTGATCTGTGGTTTACTGCTCTTTGTAATCTGAATTCAACCACTTAATTCAACCAGATGTGAGCAGATGTTTTATGAGTTGTCCAGGCTGATCTCCATCGTCTACACTGACAgttagacttgtagtcaagaccgcctaaaaCAAGACCGAGACaataccaagaccagagggtatcgagaccaagacagacCGAGTAAAGACCAAGAGAAAGTCGAGACGAGACTGGACTTCTCTTTgtaagctcctttgactacaatgacctggatgactgagaaccttcacagagcgtagctgagccactgtgtgagagctgaggAGCGGGTCTCACTCAAGGGGAGTCGACtcttctgattcactacaaagcactctctaagcacggctcttagagctgatgcttttgcagatgacacattaTCAAACGCTACGTTGTGTGTCATGGAtactgttgactccaaatctcccgatCTGAGACAGCAAGACCGAGACAGCAAGGCCAAAATGGgaccgagaccaagacaagaccatgaccacgtaaaagtggtctcgagaccaagaccggtcttgagacatccaactctactGACAATATACTGTTTATGCTGTCTTTATACTAGAcagtaaatgtaaaatttacaGTGACTTCTGATTTAAAATAATGAGGACTTACATGTAagctttaaatttaaatgaacttCTTTAAAGTTTATAATATAATGGTATTAATTTTAGTGCTTGACTGAggttttagttatttattttggaGTCATGTATCTCTCGGCATATGTCGTGTAAAAGTGTGCTTGACTGTGAGGATGCTTGGGTCTTTTTCTTCTGGCTCACATCTAtattctgtctctttctctatAGCAGCGAAAGGCTACTGCTGTTTCATCTAAAGATGAGACTACAGAACAAGACGTTAGTGCTTATGTATTTGTTAAAATTGTTTAaatgattgtttaaaatatctGATTTTTAAAGTAATCTAATAAAACCTatcattctatatatttctCTTTAAATCCAGAGAGACTTTAGCACCACCCACAAGGATGGAAAGATCATACATTCCGACTCATCTCGTACTCAAGCAGCAGATGAAGAGAATATGGTGTGTTAgctactgtatatatatatatttataaatgatATACAATAAATTATCACATGAAGATGTTTGTAGCTCATCACTTCCTGTCTCCTAGGCTGGACCGTCAGATATCAGAGGAGGAAGTTCAGCCCATAAAATGGTAAAGCATCTTCAGTTTGAGCATTGTTTGGAAAGACAAGAACCCCTCATTCTGTTTACCTTTTAAAATCCAGAGACGATTAGTCgacacagaaaactgaaaaataccATCTCAATATTATTAACATGCCTGATCTAAATTTGGCCACATTTACATTCAAATTGACCTCTCCAGTCCTTTTAGGGAGGAACCAAAAATAGCAGACAGCATGGTTTCAAGTGCAGGTCCTCATTCTGTTTTCCTGTTAAATTTTTAGAGCGATAACATCATCTGCAGTGATGGAAACACAGATTCTTACTCatctgatgaagatgaagaagacCCTATTGTATGTGAAGTAACAATAAGTGAAAATGATTTTAAGGATATCAAAATGATGACATCAAGATGTTCATCAGCCATCCTTTTCTGACTTGCAGGCCAGTCATCTGTCAGCTGGAGATCCGGACCATGAAATGGTAAATATGCACATGCAGTAAGAAGTGCAATAATTACTTAGTTAAAACTAAAGCAAACCATCCAAATAATGAATTTAAAGAAGGAACCCACACCACAAACGCAATCAAGACGCCcaacttaggctacgttcacactgcagacgAAAgcgcgacccatatccgatcatggtatgacagtgtgaacggcacaaatctgatattttcaaatccgatctgggtcactttcgtatgtggactgaatccgatacatatctgatgttttagaaagcgactgctgtttgaatggtcatgtcgcattaaatccgtcttttacgtcactgacacaagacagacgccaattttCAGCTCCGGAGAAGACATCGcaaacgcttcctggccatccagtgaaactgttgggaagacaacgttggagaaatgtgaacattttatttgtactctagaatctgcagattctgtccgaaatctgcaactatcgtTTAAAGCATCCCAAAAAACCAGTCTGTGATGAAGGAGTAAACATATCCAGGAAACCAAATTTGACCAAATTTGATTTAAGTTTGAAGTTGTGAATTATTAGGCGCACGGGTACTTCAAGGATACTAACACAGGCAGCTGTAACCACTAAGTTCCTACTAGACTTCACCTCTTGAACCTCAGCCATTTAGGATACATCCTAAGCAAACATTGGTAACTTCTCTGTTACAATATTATATAGTTTTAGCAGTGCTGTtggcgttaatctcgttaaaatgatgtTAATGTCATGTTAGTGAGTTAGTGCAGATCACCCTGTGTGTGGGGCTGCACAGTGCATAGATTTTGGATAAACTTTTAAtcaattatttaattaatgctTGATACACTGAATTATTTTGGAGACTGTATGTGTAGGTGAAGAGGAGCTTAAATGTGAGCATGACAGCAGGGTTTTCTCGTGCACCGGAACTTAATATACCTGCTTATATCTCTTTCTCTTTTATGTTGTAGCACCAAGGAACAACCAACTCTGCTTCATCTGATGATGAAACTACAGAAGAAGATCCGACTGTTagtatttttcatttgttatttttttacatatgGAAATGATGACATTTTGGTTCATTTCTACTACATTTAGCTTTTAAAGCATATTTCTGGCCTGTGTTACTAGGAGCAGTTTTTCTGTGGAGAGAAGAAGATATATGCTGGTTCCTCAGTCACAATGGGagccctcctcctgctcctcctggcGTTCATTGTGAAGCACGGCTTGTCAAAAGCAGCATCCAGAGATCTCCTGCACCTCCTAAACTTGGTGGTACCCGGATGTGTTCCAAAGTCGCTTcgctttttaaaaaagcattcgACTGATTACAATGGAAAGACTGAGATTCACTTTTATTGCCCCAGGTGTACAAACTACCTTGGTGTGGATCCCGGTAATGAGTGTAGTGTGTGCCAGCAGAGCTTGAGCAGAAAATATCTGATCTTGAAGGCTTACTACTTCCTTGTAATGCCGCTCGAAATTCAGCTAAGAAACCTCCTTGCACGCGTCCACTCAAAGCTTGGGAAGCATTTCACGAGGGATGATTCCTTTTCTGATGTCCACACTGGAAACGAATACAAGAGTGAAAGACAAGACGGCAGTATTACACTCACCTTCAACTGCGATGGCTCGTCCGTGTTCAGCTCCTCAAAATACTCCATCTGGCCCATCCTGTGTACCATCAATGAACTACCGTATGTGGAACGGTGCAAAAACGTTCTGTTGCACACTTTATGGTTTGGCAAAGGAAAACCACAAGTTCAGAGTTTTTTGACTCCGTTCATTAACGAGCTTCAGAAACTGTCTGCTGCAGGGTTCTGTTGGAAAGATGAGATCGGCTCGGAGCATCACACCACGGTAACAGTTAAAATATGCACATGTGATGCGATAGCAAGAGCAATGGTGCAGAACTTTGAGCCGTTTAACAAAGAATTTGGTTGTGGTTTTTGCTACCACAAAGGTGAGATGGTTATAAAGGGCAGGGGTTTTACCAGAGTTTACCCGATACAGATGGACGGCTGTGATCTGAGACACATGCCTGAAACGGTGCAACTTGCTGAGTTAGTGATGGGAAATAGTTATGACCAGAGTCAAATGGGGGTTAAAGGTCCAAGTCTCCTGTTTCTTTTGCCGTCATTTGACATCATCAAAGGCTTTGTTCCAGATTACATGCACTGTTTTTGTCTGGGCGTTGTCCGTCAGTTCGTCAATCTGTGGTTCGACCCGCTTTATGCCAGCAAGGACTTCCATTTGACAGATGAGCATTTAAACGACCTGGACAGAGCCTTGTGTGAGATCCAGCCACCAAATGAAATCAGCCCAAGTCCCAGGAGCCTCAGTGAGAGGATGCATTGGACAGCTTGTGAGTGGAGAGCATTTGCTCTCCTCTATTCTCCTGTAATACTGAGGAATGTTTTGCCAGCAGTGTACTACAAGCACTGGATGCTTCTTCCTTGTGCCCTTCACGTCCTCCTCTCCCACTTTGCCACTCAGGATGAGCTCAACTGTGCAGAGTTGTGTCTGGTTCAGTTTGTAGCACAGATACCGTCTCTCTATGGACTCGAGCATTGTTCGTACGACTGCCATTTGTTGACGCATCTTACAGAAGGTGTCCGGAACTGGGGGCTTTTGTGGGCCAATTCAGTCTTTGTTTTTCAAGACATGAACAGCAGACTGTTGCAGATGTACTCTGGTACGCAGTCAATTTCATTACAGattttcaagaatttcttttCATATGAGAAAATAATAAGACAAGGAAGTGCTACCCTTCAGGACGCCAGCACAGAAATCAAAGACTTCTTCTGTTCCATGGCAAGTTGTGATCGTTTTACAAAGTCATTAAATTACATTGGAGAAGAGTTAGTGACTCTGGGAAGTGGCTCTCAGAGAGTTTTGACACCAAGAGAAATTGCAGCGTTGCAGAAGAATGAAACACTTTCGTGGTGCCAGCCACATCGTGACAGTGTAACTGAATATAAGCGTTGTGTTTATAAGAACATGCTGGTTACTAGTTTGGAGTGTAGTGgcacattaaaaagaaacaattcaGTAATAGAAACGAGCAGTTGCTTTGCCGTGGTGGAGTCCTTGGTCGTTGTACCGAAACCCTGCAGCTGTGAAGGAAGGCCCGACTGCTCGTGCAGAGAACTGGTCTTTTTCTGCAAGCAGCTGCAGCGACTAACCAGACAGCCAACTATCCAGGACACACAGATCAACACAAACATCGCCAAATTCCTTGTAAAAGTGAGGAACTCAAATGAACTGTGTGCAATAACATGCCAGGACATTGTTTCCAAATGTTTCATGATTAACCACGTGGGTCAGTTATATGTCATGAGAATGCCTGTGTTTGAGACACATTAAAGTCTGTCATTTATGATTCATGTCAGACCTCTCTGAGCTTGGGTGCT includes the following:
- the LOC112434761 gene encoding uncharacterized protein LOC112434761 isoform X2, translating into MPRKNELSEALRSQIVDLHKAGKGYKIIARTLDIHRNTVRDIVLKWKRFSTVATLPRSGRPRKTSAKTKISEVGNGSSEPKDRGEDLHHKKRDFSTTHKDGKIIHSDSSRTQAADEENMAGPSDIRGGSSAHKMSDNIICSDGNTDSYSSDEDEEDPIASHLSAGDPDHEMHQGTTNSASSDDETTEEDPTEQFFCGEKKIYAGSSVTMGALLLLLLAFIVKHGLSKAASRDLLHLLNLVVPGCVPKSLRFLKKHSTDYNGKTEIHFYCPRCTNYLGVDPGNECSVCQQSLSRKYLILKAYYFLVMPLEIQLRNLLARVHSKLGKHFTRDDSFSDVHTGNEYKSERQDGSITLTFNCDGSSVFSSSKYSIWPILCTINELPYVERCKNVLLHTLWFGKGKPQVQSFLTPFINELQKLSAAGFCWKDEIGSEHHTTVTVKICTCDAIARAMVQNFEPFNKEFGCGFCYHKGEMVIKGRGFTRVYPIQMDGCDLRHMPETVQLAELVMGNSYDQSQMGVKGPSLLFLLPSFDIIKGFVPDYMHCFCLGVVRQFVNLWFDPLYASKDFHLTDEHLNDLDRALCEIQPPNEISPSPRSLSERMHWTACEWRAFALLYSPVILRNVLPAVYYKHWMLLPCALHVLLSHFATQDELNCAELCLVQFVAQIPSLYGLEHCSYDCHLLTHLTEGVRNWGLLWANSVFVFQDMNSRLLQMYSGTQSISLQIFKNFFSYEKIIRQGSATLQDASTEIKDFFCSMASCDRFTKSLNYIGEELVTLGSGSQRVLTPREIAALQKNETLSWCQPHRDSVTEYKRCVYKNMLVTSLECSGTLKRNNSVIETSSCFAVVESLVVVPKPCSCEGRPDCSCRELVFFCKQLQRLTRQPTIQDTQINTNIAKFLVKVRNSNELCAITCQDIVSKCFMINHVGQLYVMRMPVFETH
- the LOC112434761 gene encoding uncharacterized protein LOC112434761 isoform X1, whose translation is MPRKNELSEALRSQIVDLHKAGKGYKIIARTLDIHRNTVRDIVLKWKRFSTVATLPRSGRPRKTSAKTKISEVGNGSSEPKDRGEDLHHKKQRKATAVSSKDETTEQDRDFSTTHKDGKIIHSDSSRTQAADEENMAGPSDIRGGSSAHKMSDNIICSDGNTDSYSSDEDEEDPIASHLSAGDPDHEMHQGTTNSASSDDETTEEDPTEQFFCGEKKIYAGSSVTMGALLLLLLAFIVKHGLSKAASRDLLHLLNLVVPGCVPKSLRFLKKHSTDYNGKTEIHFYCPRCTNYLGVDPGNECSVCQQSLSRKYLILKAYYFLVMPLEIQLRNLLARVHSKLGKHFTRDDSFSDVHTGNEYKSERQDGSITLTFNCDGSSVFSSSKYSIWPILCTINELPYVERCKNVLLHTLWFGKGKPQVQSFLTPFINELQKLSAAGFCWKDEIGSEHHTTVTVKICTCDAIARAMVQNFEPFNKEFGCGFCYHKGEMVIKGRGFTRVYPIQMDGCDLRHMPETVQLAELVMGNSYDQSQMGVKGPSLLFLLPSFDIIKGFVPDYMHCFCLGVVRQFVNLWFDPLYASKDFHLTDEHLNDLDRALCEIQPPNEISPSPRSLSERMHWTACEWRAFALLYSPVILRNVLPAVYYKHWMLLPCALHVLLSHFATQDELNCAELCLVQFVAQIPSLYGLEHCSYDCHLLTHLTEGVRNWGLLWANSVFVFQDMNSRLLQMYSGTQSISLQIFKNFFSYEKIIRQGSATLQDASTEIKDFFCSMASCDRFTKSLNYIGEELVTLGSGSQRVLTPREIAALQKNETLSWCQPHRDSVTEYKRCVYKNMLVTSLECSGTLKRNNSVIETSSCFAVVESLVVVPKPCSCEGRPDCSCRELVFFCKQLQRLTRQPTIQDTQINTNIAKFLVKVRNSNELCAITCQDIVSKCFMINHVGQLYVMRMPVFETH
- the LOC112434761 gene encoding uncharacterized protein LOC112434761 isoform X3, which gives rise to MPRKNELSEALRSQIVDLHKAGKGYKIIARTLDIHRNTVRDIVLKWKRFSTVATLPRSGRPRKTSAKTKISEQRKATAVSSKDETTEQDRDFSTTHKDGKIIHSDSSRTQAADEENMAGPSDIRGGSSAHKMSDNIICSDGNTDSYSSDEDEEDPIASHLSAGDPDHEMHQGTTNSASSDDETTEEDPTEQFFCGEKKIYAGSSVTMGALLLLLLAFIVKHGLSKAASRDLLHLLNLVVPGCVPKSLRFLKKHSTDYNGKTEIHFYCPRCTNYLGVDPGNECSVCQQSLSRKYLILKAYYFLVMPLEIQLRNLLARVHSKLGKHFTRDDSFSDVHTGNEYKSERQDGSITLTFNCDGSSVFSSSKYSIWPILCTINELPYVERCKNVLLHTLWFGKGKPQVQSFLTPFINELQKLSAAGFCWKDEIGSEHHTTVTVKICTCDAIARAMVQNFEPFNKEFGCGFCYHKGEMVIKGRGFTRVYPIQMDGCDLRHMPETVQLAELVMGNSYDQSQMGVKGPSLLFLLPSFDIIKGFVPDYMHCFCLGVVRQFVNLWFDPLYASKDFHLTDEHLNDLDRALCEIQPPNEISPSPRSLSERMHWTACEWRAFALLYSPVILRNVLPAVYYKHWMLLPCALHVLLSHFATQDELNCAELCLVQFVAQIPSLYGLEHCSYDCHLLTHLTEGVRNWGLLWANSVFVFQDMNSRLLQMYSGTQSISLQIFKNFFSYEKIIRQGSATLQDASTEIKDFFCSMASCDRFTKSLNYIGEELVTLGSGSQRVLTPREIAALQKNETLSWCQPHRDSVTEYKRCVYKNMLVTSLECSGTLKRNNSVIETSSCFAVVESLVVVPKPCSCEGRPDCSCRELVFFCKQLQRLTRQPTIQDTQINTNIAKFLVKVRNSNELCAITCQDIVSKCFMINHVGQLYVMRMPVFETH